In one bacterium genomic region, the following are encoded:
- a CDS encoding sulfurtransferase TusA family protein, which yields MTVEVLDTRGLRCPHPVMKIAVKSPDMNKGDILEVLGDCPTFEKGVRAWCERMNKVVLSVREEGRVLRIQIQF from the coding sequence ATGACAGTTGAGGTATTGGATACAAGGGGGCTTAGATGTCCCCACCCTGTAATGAAGATTGCAGTTAAGTCTCCTGATATGAATAAGGGGGATATTTTAGAGGTATTGGGAGATTGCCCTACTTTTGAAAAGGGTGTAAGGGCATGGTGTGAAAGGATGAATAAGGTAGTCCTTTCGGTAAGGGAAGAGGGAAGGGTTTTGAGGATACAAATACAATTTTAG
- a CDS encoding response regulator has protein sequence MDTTPINILLVEDNDDDIVIIKKVFKRLKLTNPLYIVHNGEEALDFLFHKGAYSSLETSPKPGLIFLDINMPIMDGFTTLERLKQNPQTKCIPVIMLTVSDREEDIVKSYANGAVSYVTKPMDFEQFVKVIEQFDIYWTLVSKIPK, from the coding sequence CAATAAATATCCTCTTGGTAGAGGATAATGATGACGATATTGTAATAATCAAGAAGGTTTTTAAGAGGCTTAAGCTTACAAATCCATTATACATTGTTCATAATGGAGAGGAGGCATTAGATTTTCTCTTTCATAAAGGAGCATATTCTTCTTTAGAAACCTCTCCAAAGCCAGGGCTTATCTTTCTTGATATAAATATGCCGATAATGGATGGCTTTACCACCCTTGAGAGGCTAAAGCAAAATCCACAAACAAAGTGCATTCCTGTTATTATGCTTACAGTGTCAGACAGGGAAGAAGATATTGTAAAAAGCTATGCAAATGGGGCTGTGTCTTATGTAACAAAGCCAATGGACTTTGAGCAATTTGTAAAGGTAATTGAGCAATTTGATATCTATTGGACACTTGTCTCAAAAATACCAAAGTAA
- a CDS encoding clan AA aspartic protease, whose translation MGLVNEKLILKNPRRQELQPAEVSCLADSGALHLCIPSHIQIQLELEEIDKREVTLADGTQKLVSYVGPIELHFKNRVGFAGALVMGDQVLLGAIPMEDMDLIIIPKTRALEVNPSSPNIGTSIVKKYVFSLKNNNWL comes from the coding sequence ATGGGTTTAGTTAATGAAAAACTAATTTTGAAGAATCCAAGAAGGCAGGAATTACAACCAGCAGAAGTTAGTTGCCTGGCAGATTCAGGTGCTCTACATTTGTGCATTCCTTCGCATATTCAAATTCAATTGGAATTAGAAGAAATAGATAAGAGAGAGGTAACATTGGCTGATGGAACGCAAAAACTTGTTTCTTATGTTGGTCCAATTGAGCTGCATTTCAAAAATCGTGTGGGTTTTGCAGGTGCATTGGTTATGGGAGATCAAGTTTTGCTTGGAGCAATACCAATGGAAGATATGGATTTAATTATAATACCCAAGACAAGGGCATTAGAAGTAAATCCGAGCAGCCCAAACATTGGAACATCCATTGTAAAGAAGTATGTGTTTAGCTTGAAAAATAATAATTGGCTATGA